Part of the Coriobacteriia bacterium genome, GCTACCAGCAGTCGGTGCAGTTCTTCCCGGCGCTCTATGGCAACTTCTACGACGTTTCGAACAAGCTGCCCACCAATCCGGTCGTGCACGAGTTGCGCACGATGGGCTTCGCCCGCGCGATGGCCTACATCGAGGCGTACCGGCCGGACGCCGTCATCTCGACGTTCCCGATCGCGGGTGGCGTCGTCTCCGACATCAAAGCCGACCGCCCCATGATCGTCGGCACGGTGATCACCGACTACGGCGTGCATCGTGCGTGGTTGCACCCCGCCACCGACTTCTACTTCTGTGCGTGCAAGGAGGTTCGTGAGGACCTCGTCGTGCGCGGAATCCCGTGGGACCGCACTGTGGTCTCGGGCATCCCGGTCGCCGAGAAGTTCGCCGAGCAGTTCGATCGCACCAAGCTGCGTCGCGAACTGGGGCTGGCTGACCGCTTCACGGCGCTCCTGACGGCTGCGGCCGGCCTTCCGGGCGACGTGCGTGACATCGCGGCGCAGCTCTCAGGCTGGGGCATCCAGGTCGCGGCGGTCACCGGTCACAACTCGCGACTGAAGCGCCGGCTTGATACGCTGGCCAAGAAGGCCGATCTGGTGAAGGTCTTCGGCTACACCAACGACATGCACAAGATGATGCACGCCGCCGACGTGCTGGTCGGCAAGGCGGGAGGGCTCACCGTTTCCGAGGCGCTAGCTGTGGGCCTGCCGCTCATCATCTACAATCCGGTGCCAGGCCAGGAACTCTACAACGTGGACTTCTTGGTGAACTACGGCGCCGGACTGCTGTCGCGCGACGAGGACGATGTGGTCGAGAAGGTGCGTTTCCTTTCGACCCACCCCGAGCGGCTCGAACAGATGGCCGTCAACGCGAGTACGCTGGGTAAGCCCGCTGCCGCGCAGACGATTTGCGAGCGGGTGCTTGCGGCCCTGCGCTGACTCCAGGAGGAGTGACGATGGAACTCACCGACGCCATCAGCAAGCGGCACTCAACGCGCGACTTCCTAGAAGACGATGTGCCACGCGAGATGCTCGAGCGGCTTGTCTCGGCGGGTTCGATGGCTCCCTCGTCCCTCAACGAGCAGCCGTGGAGGTTCTTTGTCGCGACCGGCGAAACCCGGGCGCGGCTCGGCAAGCTCATCGCGCAGGCAACTATCCACCTCTCTGAGTACATGGACGTCCTCGGCCCCAACCGTTACGAGGACGCCGTTCACTGGTATTCGTCGCTGGGCCAGGCACCGGCGTTGATCGCTGTCGCTTCTCCCTTCACCGAGGACGCCCTGGCCAAGCTCAACCGCCATCTTTCGGTCGGTGCGGCGATCGAGAACGTGCTGCTCGCGGCGGTGGACGAGGGGCTTGGCGCGTGCAACATCACCTTCTCCCACTGGGTCGAGGACGAGATCGCCGAGCTGCTCGGCCTGCCCGATGACTGGGATGTCTTGACGGTCGTGGCCATCGGCTGGCCGGGCGAGGTGCCGCCGGCCGCGCCTCCGCACCGTGCCGACGACGCCGTGTGGTTGGACTGACCTCGCCGATGATCCGCGCGGTCTTCTTCGACGTGGGCAACACGCTGCTGTTCCCGTATCCCAGCGTCAGCGAGGTCTGCCGAGAGATACTCGCCGACGAGGGTCACATCCACGACCTCTCGGCGATCGATGCGCTCATGCCGCTGGTCGACGAGTACTACGAGGATCGCTACCGCACCGATGATACGTTCTGGACCGACGAGGGAGAGACCTCGCAGGTCTGGATCGGGATGTACTCCCTGCTGTGCCGTCGCCTCGGAATCGCCGACGAGCCCGAGCGCATCGCTCGGCGCGTCTACGACGAGTTCGGCCTTCCAGAGCGCTGGCGGGCCTACGACGACGTCGCCCCAGCGTTTCGCCGGCTGCGCGAGCGCGGCATCGAGCTCGGCATCATCTCGAACTGGGACCAGCGGCTCGCCTCACTCCTCGATGGGCTCGGTCTGGGCGAGCTGCTTCAGACCGTTGTGAGTTCTGCCGAGGTGGGGCTGCACAAGCCGGACCCGCGAATCTTCGAGCTGGCGTGCCAACGGCTCAGGGTCGCACCAGCCGAGGCTGCTCACGTCGGAGACCACCACTACGCCGACATCATCGGCGCCACTGCGGTTGGGATGACCCCCGTGCTCATCGATCGCCACGGCTCGCCCGAAGTGCAGTCAGATCGCTTCCTGCGTACACTCGACGACATCGAGTCCGTACTCGAGTTGGAGGACTAGCAAAGTGGCCGACAAGGGTGCATCACGGGTGCTGTGGGTCAGCTTCGTGCTGGGCACCCTCGTGTGCCTCGGGGTCGCGTACGGCGCCTACACGCTTGCGGCTTACTCCTGGGCGCAGGTCGTCAACTACAACAGCCCCTATGTGTCGGCCGACCCTCCAGAGGGGTTGGTGTCGGTGGAGCCGACGCCGTCCGCTCCGATGGTGCGGCGAGTCGTTCTGGTAATCGTCGATGGGCTGCGCGAGGACGTTTCGCGGTCGTCGATGCCCACGCTGAACACTATGCGCACCTACGCCAGCGACATCTCCTTGACGGTCCCGCAGCCCTCGCTGAGCTTCCCGAACTGGACCACGATCCTCACTGGAGCCTCCCCGCCCATCAGTGGGGTGACGACTAACTGGCACTCCGGCCGGCAACTCGCTCCCACGCTCATCGACACGGTCAACGCATCCGGTGGCAAGGCGATCGTTGTGGGGCCGACCGACTTCACCGGTCTGTTCGGCATCCAGCCTGGTCCCCGCGTCTCGCTTCGGTCGTGGCCAAAGGGCGGCTACCTCTCGGGGCAGCTGGTCGATGACGCGTTAAGGCTCTCGAAGGAGTCGACGACGTCG contains:
- a CDS encoding nitroreductase family protein translates to MELTDAISKRHSTRDFLEDDVPREMLERLVSAGSMAPSSLNEQPWRFFVATGETRARLGKLIAQATIHLSEYMDVLGPNRYEDAVHWYSSLGQAPALIAVASPFTEDALAKLNRHLSVGAAIENVLLAAVDEGLGACNITFSHWVEDEIAELLGLPDDWDVLTVVAIGWPGEVPPAAPPHRADDAVWLD
- a CDS encoding HAD-IA family hydrolase, whose product is MVGLTSPMIRAVFFDVGNTLLFPYPSVSEVCREILADEGHIHDLSAIDALMPLVDEYYEDRYRTDDTFWTDEGETSQVWIGMYSLLCRRLGIADEPERIARRVYDEFGLPERWRAYDDVAPAFRRLRERGIELGIISNWDQRLASLLDGLGLGELLQTVVSSAEVGLHKPDPRIFELACQRLRVAPAEAAHVGDHHYADIIGATAVGMTPVLIDRHGSPEVQSDRFLRTLDDIESVLELED
- a CDS encoding glycosyltransferase, with the translated sequence MPQRAGAKKRILIFSASFGGGHRSAAEALVRYYREHYADTIDVRMVDFFSEFMPSINVLAKFGYQQSVQFFPALYGNFYDVSNKLPTNPVVHELRTMGFARAMAYIEAYRPDAVISTFPIAGGVVSDIKADRPMIVGTVITDYGVHRAWLHPATDFYFCACKEVREDLVVRGIPWDRTVVSGIPVAEKFAEQFDRTKLRRELGLADRFTALLTAAAGLPGDVRDIAAQLSGWGIQVAAVTGHNSRLKRRLDTLAKKADLVKVFGYTNDMHKMMHAADVLVGKAGGLTVSEALAVGLPLIIYNPVPGQELYNVDFLVNYGAGLLSRDEDDVVEKVRFLSTHPERLEQMAVNASTLGKPAAAQTICERVLAALR